A genomic region of Miscanthus floridulus cultivar M001 chromosome 3, ASM1932011v1, whole genome shotgun sequence contains the following coding sequences:
- the LOC136543056 gene encoding uncharacterized protein — translation MGMATPDQDRLLLDALPSTPERKISSMFSSSITVEIGNGASTQFWTDAWLPTAAIPTFAPNLFKAVGRRRLGRSVKDALTDRRWVCDITGAHTALVLYEYVQLWARLKTFSYGLWNLIASSGAGQLMVSTPYVQRTGLALWAGRAWRGPRNFWHAAVPPKVKFFFWIALHGRLWTAERRKRRGLQLDVACALCDQLDETTDHLICSCVYAREVWSCLLHSLGSLATAPQQDSSLLDWWLLGRATLPQALRRSFDSLVLPVSWCLWKERNRRTFDHRSLMPPELLCCILDEANAWIGAGYGCLALLTASAA, via the coding sequence ATGGGAATGGCTACGCCGGACCAAGACCGGCTCCTCTTGGACGCGCTGCCGTCTACTCCGGAAAGAAAGATATCCTCCATGTTCAGCTCATCGATCACTGTCGAGATTGGCAACGGCGCCTCCACACAGTTCTGGACTGACGCGTGGCTGCCTACTGCAGCCATTCCCACTTTCGCCCCCAACCTCTTCAAGGCAGTCGGACGGAGGAGACTCGGGCGTTCAGTTAAGGACGCCCTCACTGATCGCCGTTGGGTGTGTGACATCACCGGTGCCCATACTGCCCTAGTTCTTTACGAGTATGTTCAGCTATGGGCGAGGCTCAAGACGTTCAGCTACGGCCTTTGGAATCTGATCGCTTCATCTGGCGCTGGTCAGCTGATGGTCAGTACTCCGTACGTTCAGCGTACAGGGCTTGCTTTGTGGGCTGGACGGGCATGGCGGGGGCCAAGGAACTTTTGGCATGCGGCGGTTCCACCAAAGGTGAAGTTCTTCTTTTGGATAGCCTTGCATGGTCGGCTGTGGACAGCGGAGCGGAGGAAACGGCGTGGACTCCAGTTGGACGTGGCATGCGCCTTGTGCGATCAGCTTGACGAAACAACAGACCACCTCATTTGCTCTTGTGTCTACGCCCGCGAGGTATGGTCTTGTTTGCTGCATTCCTTGGGCTCCCTCGCCACAGCACCTCAGCAAGATTCTTCCCTGCTCGACTGGTGGCTGCTGGGTCGGGCTACACTGCCGCAGGCCCTCCGCCGAAGTTTCGACTCGCTTGTGCTGCCTGTGTCCTGGTGTCTATGGAAGGAAAGGAACCGCCGCACCTTCGACCACAGGTCCTTGATGCCGCCCGAGCTGCTCTGCTGCATCCTGGACGAGGCAAACGCCTGGATCGGTGCGGGCTACGGATGCCTAGCGTTGCTCACAGCTTCGGCAGCTTAA